From a single Camelus bactrianus isolate YW-2024 breed Bactrian camel chromosome 11, ASM4877302v1, whole genome shotgun sequence genomic region:
- the LOC141579018 gene encoding uncharacterized protein LOC141579018, with protein sequence MGPGGGHRPRPGQIRGLDSGVGFGAAAAAGRQRGGCRGRNMGPECAPRCRRRWARQAPLGLARRPLLGDVRVGGSGGGGGGGGGPATASAAAPTAAAFAGGRADAQGGGAPSAKRFGACGLLVAAAATAADGISGEGAASDEQPLGLLAEAKGVLGGGRLSVPRAGGRAGGGAAREIRAWGGGVDGRAQGQGGQARSPLILQAGVAASGCCGHGHDLRVGWCSA encoded by the coding sequence ATGGGGCCGGGAGGAGGCCACCGCCCGAGGCCAGGCCAGATCAGGGGCCTAGATTCCGGGGTCGGGTTCGGGGCTGCCGCCGcagctgggaggcagaggggcGGCTGCCGGGGCCGGAACATGGGGCCCGAGTGCGCCCCGCGGTGCCGGAGGCGGTGGGCGAGGCAGGCCCCCCTCGGCCTTGCCCGGCGGCCATTGTTGGGTGATGTACGCGTGGGGGGttccggcgggggcgggggagggggcggaggacCCGCCACCGCCTCTGCGGCCGCCCCCACCGCCGCTGCTTTCGCTGGAGGGCGGGCGGATGCACAGGGCGGCGGGGCCCCCAGCGCGAAGCGCTTCGGCGCCTGTGGTCTCCTCGTTGCGgcggccgccaccgccgccgACGGGATCAGTGGAGAAGGGGCTGCGAGCGACGAGCAGCCCCTAGGGCTCCTGGCCGAGGCCAAGGGGGTCCTGGGCGGGGGCAGGTTATCAGTCCCTCGGGCGGGAGgccgggcagggggcggggctgctAGGGAGATACGTGCCTGGGGAGGAGGCGTGGATGGCAGGGCACAGGGCCAAGGCGGCCAGGCCCGCTCTCCGCTCATTCTGCAGGCTGGAGTGGCTGCGAGCGGCTGCTGCGGTCATGGGCACGACTTGCGTGTAGGGTGGTGCAGCGCATGA